One genomic segment of Synechocystis sp. LKSZ1 includes these proteins:
- a CDS encoding bifunctional orotidine-5'-phosphate decarboxylase/orotate phosphoribosyltransferase, whose translation MSFSEKLSQSIAAQQSLLVVALDPNPEMMPPAHSAGQQSLSQQLEQWLLEIIEQSQHQVCAYKPTLGFYEALGPEGLALLQTVLAHIPPTIPVILDAKHSDLNTSTIFARAIFEDWCVDAVTLTPFAGQDHSAPFLVYPEKGVFILCHTSNPGALALQNFPAADNPFYLQVVHEVQTWGPLEQLYLEVGTHDPDVLRQIRQAAPERTLLLRSIWAEGSDLEAILQAGLNAQGEGLLLPVPQDYLQAPDLGEKLQSLNTEITRLRQQAIPNDSHCDLWTPDLCFLAPHPHQDLILQLFDIDCLLFGEYVQASGATFSYYIDLRRIISNPQIFHQVLAAYAEILQTLQFDRIAGIPYGSLPTATGLSLLLHHPMIYPRKEVKAHGTRRLIEGNYQPGETVVIVDDVLISGKSALEGAQKIESAGLKVEDIVVLIDHEGGVTDRIQQAGYQAHAVLKISDITQTLYAAGRITEEQYQSLQH comes from the coding sequence ATGAGCTTTTCGGAAAAACTCAGCCAAAGCATCGCGGCCCAGCAGAGTCTATTGGTGGTGGCCCTAGACCCCAATCCAGAAATGATGCCCCCGGCGCATTCGGCCGGCCAGCAATCCCTCAGCCAACAGCTTGAACAATGGCTGTTAGAGATTATTGAGCAAAGTCAGCATCAAGTCTGTGCCTATAAGCCCACCCTTGGGTTTTATGAGGCGTTGGGGCCTGAGGGCCTGGCCCTGTTGCAGACGGTTTTGGCCCATATTCCCCCGACCATTCCCGTTATTCTGGATGCCAAGCACAGTGATTTAAATACCAGCACTATTTTCGCGCGGGCCATTTTTGAAGATTGGTGCGTCGATGCCGTCACCTTGACGCCCTTTGCTGGCCAGGATCATAGCGCCCCTTTTTTGGTCTATCCAGAGAAGGGAGTTTTCATTCTTTGCCATACTTCCAATCCTGGTGCTTTGGCCCTGCAAAATTTTCCCGCCGCTGACAATCCCTTCTACCTCCAAGTGGTTCACGAAGTCCAGACCTGGGGGCCACTGGAGCAACTCTACCTAGAAGTCGGTACCCATGACCCGGATGTCCTGCGTCAAATTCGCCAAGCGGCCCCCGAGCGCACCCTGCTTCTTCGCAGTATCTGGGCCGAGGGGAGTGATCTAGAGGCTATTTTACAGGCCGGTCTCAATGCCCAAGGTGAGGGGTTATTACTGCCCGTTCCCCAAGACTATCTCCAGGCCCCAGACTTAGGAGAGAAACTACAAAGCCTTAATACAGAAATCACACGCCTACGTCAACAAGCCATCCCCAACGATTCCCACTGTGACCTCTGGACTCCCGACCTCTGTTTCTTGGCCCCCCACCCCCACCAAGACTTAATCCTGCAACTGTTCGATATTGATTGCCTTTTATTTGGCGAGTACGTTCAGGCCTCCGGGGCCACCTTTTCCTACTACATCGACCTGCGCCGCATTATCTCCAACCCCCAAATTTTCCACCAAGTCCTCGCCGCCTACGCGGAAATTTTGCAAACCCTTCAGTTTGACCGCATTGCCGGCATTCCCTACGGCTCCCTGCCCACGGCGACGGGCCTTTCTTTGCTCTTGCATCACCCTATGATCTATCCCAGAAAGGAAGTCAAGGCCCATGGAACTCGCCGCTTAATCGAGGGGAATTATCAACCGGGGGAAACGGTTGTCATTGTGGATGATGTGCTTATTTCCGGTAAAAGCGCCCTGGAAGGGGCCCAAAAAATCGAGTCCGCTGGCCTGAAGGTCGAGGATATCGTGGTCTTAATCGACCATGAAGGGGGAGTTACAGACCGCATTCAGCAAGCTGGCTATCAGGCCCATGCGGTGCTCAAGATTTCCGACATCACCCAAACCCTCTACGCAGCCGGCCGCATCACGGAGGAGCAATACCAATCCCTCCAGCACTAA